The DNA segment AGGGACGGAGACGGGGGCACGGCCGGCGGCCCGGGTGCCGGATCGGGCGGCCCGAGCGGCGATATCGCGGGCTTCGGGCCAGGGGGTGGCTTTGTGGTGGCCGTCCGGCTTGGCGGAGCTGGGGGCGGGCGGGGTGGGTGCGGGCACGTCGTCGCCCGGTGTGCGGTGGCCGTTGTCCCCGTTCACGAGGGCGAGCACCTCCTCGACGTCGAGGTCCTCGGCGTCCTCGTCCGCCTGGATGCCGCGGGGGGTCATCCGGCGTCCGGGCGGGTATCGGGGGTGGCGTCGGGGGCCACGTCGGACTTGGCGGCGGCCTCTTCGGCCCAGCGCAGGGCGAGGGCGGCGGCCTTGCGGGATGCCTCGACGACCGCTTCGGGTCCGCCCTCGCCGCCCCTGGCCTGCGCCGCCGCGTACCCGACGAGGAAGGTGGTCAGCGGGGCCGCGGGCCGCGCCACGCCGTGGGCGGCGTCGCGGGCGAGGTCCAGCAGCAGCTTGGTGTCGACGTCGAGGTCGATGCCCAGTTCGTCCTTGACTGCGGAAATCCATTCATCCAACACGTGCCCATGCTCCCTGATGCGTGCCCTGGCGGTGGCGATGTCGTCCCAGGTGTCGCAGTCGAAGGACGCGACGGGGTCGGGGACGCGGGTGAGTCCGAGCTTGCCGGTCAGCCGGCGCAGGGGGAGGCCGGCGAGGCCGTCCCGCCCTTGGGTGAGCGCGGCCAGTTCGCGGCGCAGCGCGGGCGCGCGGTACGCGGCGACGAGCGGCTGGTCGCGGCCGTCGGCGTCGGTGAGCAGCGCGCCGTCGGCCCCGCCGGAGCGCAGGGCGGCCAACAGCCGCCGTACCGTGCCCTCGTCGAGGAACGGCAGGTCGGCCGAGAGCACGACGACCTGCTCCGCGCCGGTGTGCCGGAGCCCGGCGTCGAGGGCGGCGACCGGGCCGCCACCGGGCGGGTCCTCACGCGCCCAGGTCACCGGCCGCGCGGTGGGCCGGGGGTCGGCGACGACCACGGTGGTGCGTGCGTCGGAGCAGGCGGCGAGCACCCGGTCGAGCAGCGGGCGCCCGCCGACCCGTACCCCGGGTTTGTCCACCCCGCCGAGCCGCCGCGCGGCACCGCCGGCGAGCACGACGGCGTCGTACGCGACGTCGTGAACAGCATCGGCGGCGCCTTGCGCGCCCGTCGGTTCGTTCGCGGTCACCCCCCGAGTATGCGTGCCTTCGCGATCACAGGGAACGCAGGGGAAGCAGCCGAAACGCGGGGGCCTCGGTCACAGCGTGCGCAGCAGCACCGCCGGGTGTTCCACACAGTCCGCCACGTACCGCAGGAAGCCGCCTGCGGTGCCGCCGTCGCAGACCCGGTGGTCGAAGGTGAGCGAGAGCTCGACGAGCTGCCGCACCGCCAGTTCGCCCTCGTGCACCCAGGGCTTGGGGATGATGCGGCCGACGCCGAGCATGGCGGCCTCGGGGTGGTTGATGATCGGGGTGGAGCCGTCGACGCCGAACACGCCGTAGTTGTTCAACGTGAAGGTGCCGCCGGTGAGTTCCGCCGGTGTGAGGGTGCCCGTGCGGCCCGCCTCGGTCAGCCGGGCGAACTCCGCCGTCAGCGACTCCGCGTCCCGCGCGTGGGCGTCCCGGACGACCGGGACGACGAGCCCTCGCTCGGTCTGCGCGGCGAACCCGAGGTGCACCTGGTCGAACTGGACGATCTCCCTGGCCTCCATGTCGACCGTGGAGTTGAGCTCGGGGAACCGGGTCAGGGCGGCGGTGGTGATGCGGGCCAGCAGAGCGATCAGGGAGATCTTCGGGCCCCCCGCGGCGTTCATCGCGGTGCGCGCCCGCATGAGCTCCGTCGCGTCGGCGTCCACCCAGCAGGTGGCGTCCGGGATCTCCCGCCGGCTGCGGGAGAGCTTGTCGGCCACGGCACCGCGGACGCCCTTGAGGGGGGTGCGAATGCCGGCGGGAGGGGCGGAAGAACGGACGGGGGGCTGCGCGGTCGGGACGGCAGCGGAGACGGCCGGTGCCGGGGTGGGCGCCACGCGCGCGTGCGGCTCCGCCGACGGCTGTGGCGTGCGCCCGTGCGCCTGGGCGGCCCGCAGGGCGTACTCGACGTCGGCCCGCAGGATCAGCCCCTCCGGACCGGAGCCGTGCAGCTCCCTCAGGTCCAGGCCGTTGTCCCGGGCGAGGCGGCGGACGAGGGGAGAAATGACCGGCACGGGCCCCTCGACCACCTCCCGAGCGGCAGCGGCGCCGTTGGCGGACACGGGCTCCACGGGTACGGCAGGTGCCGACTCCCCCGGGCGCACCCTTCTGCGCCTGGCCGGTGCCTCGGAGGTGCCGTAGCCGACGAGGACATTGCCGGAGCCCTTGTCCGAGGCCGCACCCGAGTCCTCGGACAGACCGTCGGAGGCGGGCGCGCCGACGGCCACCGTCAGCAGCGGCGCGCCGACGGGAAGCTCGGAGCCCTCCTCGCCGAAGCGGGCCGTGACCACTCCGGCGTAGGGGCACGGGACGTCGACCATCGCCTTGGCCGTCTCGACCTCGACTACCGGCTGGTCGACGGCGACGACGTCACCGACCTCCACCAGCCAGCGGACGATCTCCGCCTCGGTGAGCCCCTCCCCGAGGTCGGGGAGCTTGAACTCCAACACCTGTGCCATCAGCTCTCGGCCTCCCACTGCAGACGCCCCACGGCGTCCAGGATCCGGTCCACGCCGGGCAGGTGGTGACGCTCCAGCATCGGCGGCGGGTAGGGGATGTCGAACCCGGCCACGCGCAGCACCGGCGCCTCCAGGTGGTGGAAGCAGCGCTCCGTGATCCGGGCCGCGATCTCCCCTCCCGGGCCGCCGAACCCGCCCGACTCGTGCACGACGACCGCTCGCCCGGTCCGCCGTACCGAGGCGGTGACCGTCTCGTCGTCGAACGGCACCAGCGAGCGCAGGTCGACGACCTCCAGGTCCCACCCTCGTCCCGAGCCGCCTCGGCGGCTTCGAGGCAGACGGGCACGGACGGTCCGTACGTGATGAGCGTGGCGCTCCGGCCGGAGCGCCGCACCACCGCGCGGCCAATCGGTTCAACGCTCTGCGGCTCGTCCGGGTTCCAGGTGTCCTTCGACCAGTACAGCCGCTTCGGCTCCAGGAAGACGACCGGGTCGTCGGAGGCGATCGCGGCGCGCAGCAGCCCGTAGGCGTCGGCGACGGTAGCGGGCGTGACGACATGGAGCCCCGGAGTCGCCATGTAGTACGCCTCGGACGAGTCGCTGTGGTGCTCGACGCCGCCGATGCCGCCGCCGTAGGGGACGCGGATGGTGATGGGGAGCGGCATCCTGCCGCGGGT comes from the Streptomyces sp. NBC_00443 genome and includes:
- a CDS encoding NTP transferase domain-containing protein yields the protein MTANEPTGAQGAADAVHDVAYDAVVLAGGAARRLGGVDKPGVRVGGRPLLDRVLAACSDARTTVVVADPRPTARPVTWAREDPPGGGPVAALDAGLRHTGAEQVVVLSADLPFLDEGTVRRLLAALRSGGADGALLTDADGRDQPLVAAYRAPALRRELAALTQGRDGLAGLPLRRLTGKLGLTRVPDPVASFDCDTWDDIATARARIREHGHVLDEWISAVKDELGIDLDVDTKLLLDLARDAAHGVARPAAPLTTFLVGYAAAQARGGEGGPEAVVEASRKAAALALRWAEEAAAKSDVAPDATPDTRPDAG
- a CDS encoding dihydrolipoamide acetyltransferase family protein, which produces MAQVLEFKLPDLGEGLTEAEIVRWLVEVGDVVAVDQPVVEVETAKAMVDVPCPYAGVVTARFGEEGSELPVGAPLLTVAVGAPASDGLSEDSGAASDKGSGNVLVGYGTSEAPARRRRVRPGESAPAVPVEPVSANGAAAAREVVEGPVPVISPLVRRLARDNGLDLRELHGSGPEGLILRADVEYALRAAQAHGRTPQPSAEPHARVAPTPAPAVSAAVPTAQPPVRSSAPPAGIRTPLKGVRGAVADKLSRSRREIPDATCWVDADATELMRARTAMNAAGGPKISLIALLARITTAALTRFPELNSTVDMEAREIVQFDQVHLGFAAQTERGLVVPVVRDAHARDAESLTAEFARLTEAGRTGTLTPAELTGGTFTLNNYGVFGVDGSTPIINHPEAAMLGVGRIIPKPWVHEGELAVRQLVELSLTFDHRVCDGGTAGGFLRYVADCVEHPAVLLRTL